Below is a window of Pochonia chlamydosporia 170 chromosome 7, whole genome shotgun sequence DNA.
ACACCTGTTGTGTCATTACCGATTGAATTGCCGTTGGTTGTCACAACGTGTCTGTTCCTTTGAGCAATTTCGAGGCCGATCGCAACATCAGGTCCTTGTTCCCTGAGTCTTCCGGCCAATTCGTTTTCGTAAGCCTGACAAAGGCGTCCAAATACATTGGGCTCTCCTCATTCACGTCTGTTGGTGTGTCAGAGAACATCGGTTTGTCATGAGGGGCCCAAGCTTGCCACTGTATCCATCTTCCCGACAGAGTCCAGAGAAATCCAGACGCAATATACATCTGCGTGTATCCGAGAGAGCTAAGCCATAACAATTGGATCGATAATTGTTTGAGCGGCGAGCCGCTTGCGGTAGAGATCGCCGTATTTCCTCACCAACCCCACGTCCGACTTGACGCTGTGAAAATTGGTGGCTTCCACTGTATCCGCCCAGGTTCAAGCACTCGTCTCActttcagcttctgcttctctcTCTGTTGGATGAGATTATCTGGTATAACAATCTTATGATCACTCTTATGGTAGACCTGCATTTTCATAGCTTGAAGTGTATGTTCCACATCTTGAGTGGTCATTGCGAGAGCAGAGGATATAGCTTCAATCGTGACCTTGTCGTCTCTCTCATTATACCCCATTAATAGATCGAGGATATTTTCTGACCAATACTGGCGGTAGCTCAGTAAACCTAAGTCAGAAAGTGGTTTCTCAGGTGATCCTAGCTTCCCTTCGATCCTAGAGAGTTCGTATGAAAATTGAATCAAAAGTCGGCCGTATCCTTTTCGTTGATACTGAGGTAACGTGAGGATACACGCAACATTATATCCGTCTGCGctctctttttcctttgaAAAATACCCAACAATGTGACAGCCCTTGTCGGTTCGACTAGCCATCACATAGAACAAAAAGGGATCGACGTCATAATACAATGTCTTGTGATCTAAAAACATCTTGGACAACAGACAGAGATTTCTGCACCAAGTCCGCTGTCGGCGGCCGTCAATCTCAAAAAATGAAACATAGTCATCGCGGTATATCTCATTTCCAGGAGGATGTTGCAACGTACACTTCTTCCGGTGTCGCAAGAAGGCTACCTCATCTCCGTAGTAGCTGAGACAAAACTCGCATATGAAAATGACATCTTCTTGGCTGAAGACTTCAGGATACGGAGAGAAATACCAGGGGAAGAGATCGTTCCGACCAAATTGAACCTTTGATATGTTTCTAATGCGGGAAATCTCAGCCGGATTCTGGGTCATTGAACCGGACGTCCTCAGCTTCTCAATTTCCTCTTCTCGGCTGAATTCcccttcctccttcttgatATCGTCTTCTTTGTCGTCCGCCTCCAGGTCGTCCGCGGCGGCCGGTGTCGCAATTGCGTCCGCGCTGGCTTGGGTCTGTGAATCGCCATCAGGACCAACGGATGATGTTTGACGTTGCTGTTGTGACTCCACAAATTCTGATGACATCGATCAGCGGAGTGTCCCGCCCGACTGTTTAGACATAAAACACGTACCTGACCATGGATGAGGCGTTGCTGCCTCTGAATGCACAGATTGCTCTCTCTTAGTATTAAGTCTCTTTTGCCCCTTCTTGGGTACTTGAGCCTTTTTCGGTTGTGACGGCGCCTTCTTAGCTTTGGGATCCTTGGGCTTGTCTTTGTCGGGGTTCGGCCATTCCACTTCTTGTGTGAAATCGATCCTTGCAACAGGTACCCATTCGTCGAGCCGTTTGTTAAAGTTGTCGAAGTTGCAATAAAATTGTTTTCCACTCTTGGTCTCTTTAATACTCAAGATCTCTGCACGTCGCGGCTCGCCATCTTTCACTACCCACGCAATAGAGCCCGTTTTCAACGTATCAGGTGTCGCTATCCCCTTTTGCCTCGGCGTGTCAGATCCTACTGTGGGTTCTGCCGCCGGTGTTCCGGCAGCCATGATAAAAAGATATGTGTGTGCACAAGAACTTGATGGCGGACCGAGTTGTTGTTTTGCATTTATGGATGGAGTAAAATAGCTGACTGTTGGGTCACATCAAGTGGCAGAAAGTAGTATGCTTGGCACACCACCCAGGCGGTCAAGGACGAAATACCAATTTAAGCGTAGTGCCTTGAGACATCTGTGGCGGCCCCACTAAATTTATATAGTGTCTGCGTACTCCTTCCAATTCATCAAATAGTTTGGACCAGTCTAGTGGCCACGAGGAGCCCAGGAAGAGGTTGTCCTACCAAACAAATCCATCAAATTCTTTCCACAATCCTCAGCGTACCATGTTATAACATGTACTTGGACCATGGCGGAACTGTCTTCAAACTGGAAGAAGCTCCAGGCAAAGGCTAACTTTGCCAAGCAAACGCACTCACCAACCCTGAAGCGAAAAGCTGAAGAGGAATTATCAAACGCGCCGAAGACACCCAAAGTTTCCGGGAAAGGTTTTCAGACCCTgtcacagccatcaaatacCAGGGCTAAGAGGGCTGCGAATATGGGTTCTGTTCATAGTTCTAGGGCGCGAGCTGAAGTACCCCATGATCAGGCACCGTCACTTGGTCTCTGGGCAACAGAACAAGATATATCGAGCGAGGCGTTAGCAGAGGCATATGGCCTAGGTATCAAAGAGAACTCGATGATGACGCCTTCTCATTGCGATAGAGTCAACCACGGACGCTCGCCTGGCATTGATATCGGGAAATACGTTGCGGTCGATTGCGAAATGGTTGGAGTTGGTCCCGGGGGGCATGAGTCAGCTCTTGCTCGCGTCAGTTTAGTTGACTTCCATGGACGGCAAATTTACGATTCCTATGTGAAGCCAAAGGAACGAGTTACGGACTGGAGGACGTCGGTGAGCGGCGTTTCACGAAAGGAAATGAGATTTGCGCGAGATTTTGATGATGTTCAACGTGAAGTATGCACTATCTTTGAAGGGCGCATCTTGGTTGGGCATGATATTAAGCACGATCTAAATGCCCTGAGGTTGAGTCACTCCCCCAGAGATATCAGAGACACTGCCAAACATCCTTCATTCAAGAAAtatggacatggacggaAACCTGCTCTGCGAGTACTGGCCCGAGAACTGCTCTCCATCGAAATTCAAGATGGTCCACACTCTAGCACCGAGGATGCACGCGTTACGATGCTTATATTCCGCAAAAACAAGTCGAACTTCGACGTCGATCACGCAAACCGCTATACACCGACGACCCCTTCCGTCCTGgcaaagaagcccaagaagcaCCGAAAGAAACGCTAGTGACAAGCGACTTTATAGACGGACAGGTCCTTTTGCATACAATAATTGAATGACACAGCTCAGTCAGGATGAGTTTGTGAGTAAGTAATCCACGCGGTGTTGTGATCATTAGTTAGAGAGTATTGAATAATACGCTAGCTACAGGTTACAAAAAGAACCGGAAGACTATTGCTCCGATAAATGACCAAATCAGGTCTGCTGGAAAGCACAATGGCACAGAATTTAAAGGGGGATGCCTTCTAGTAACTCTATGGTGCCTTCTCGGCCAACAGTAATTATTACGTCTCCTAGGGTCTTGGTGGCAAATCCAGCTTCACAATACCTAAAATAATACTGCAGAGAGCGGAGTTAGCAAACCCGAATAGATCAACAAAACAGCGAGTTTTCATACCTCCCACTTTCGTCGAAAGACCTCAATCTCGTCTTTCGTCATTCCTGGGTGCTTCTGCAATAACGCAGACTTAATTTTGCTGTCAAAGTTGTTCTGAAAGTTTTCGTTCCATAGTCGCAGCGTCTTTGCGTAGTGTCCCCCAATATTCTCGACGTTTTCAATAACAAGGGTACCGTGAGATTGACTACTGATGTGGCCTAGCAACTGCGTAATGGATGGTAGGTAACCCCCCGGAAATATGTACTGGTTGATGAAACTGTGGCATAGTGTTACTTTCCAGTGTACCTGCATCAGCTTTCTACGGATTAAAATAACTCACTCTACCGATCTGGAGTAGGCCTCATGTCGGCTTTCGGGCATGGTTATGCATTGAAACATTGCAATACCGCCTTCCTTCTTTAGGAGATTGTTGATGCAGCCAAAATAAGTGCTTAGATACTCCTTTCCAACAGCTTCGAGCATTTCGATGGAAATTATCTTGTCGTATGGTTGCTCAGGCACGGGAAGCTCACGATAGTCCATCAGCTTCACTTCAATACGTTCGTGAAATCCGGCCATGCGTATTCGCGTCTCCGCTAGCTGTTTTTGCTCCTTCGAGAGAGTGATGGTCGTTACTCTGCATCCTGACTTCTTAACAGCTTCAATTGCGAAGGATCCCCAGCCGGTGCCTATCTCCAGGACATGATCTGTCGACTTGAGCCTAGCTCCATCGATAAACCGGTCGAGCTTCCTCTGTTGGGCGGCTTCTAGACTCTCATTACTCGCCCTTGAGCATGGTTGGATCTGCCACACAGGACAAGAATATGTCATGTCGTCCGAGAGAAAGGCGGCAAACATGTCGTTGCTAATATCATAGTGTGCCGAGATATTCAACAGTGAGTTAGAGAGGGTGTTCGTGGACCTCACAAGATATGACAGGGAAGATGATGCCCAGGACAACATGGTCATTCCATTACTCATTCGATCTCTATTGTCAATAAACAGCTGTGTAGAATTGCAATGGTTATCACCGGCGCGTTCAAGGCACAAACTAACATCGGCTACATAGGAGACTTACCTGGAAAAACGACGTCAAGTCCTCGCATTGGAAGTCTCCAAGCATATATGCCTCCGAAAACCCCAAATCGGCAAAAAGGAAGAGTCGGACCCAGAATGTGTCTCGTTTGACAATAATCTCGACCCGGGGTGTGGTGCCAGCTCGCCGCTCGTTTGTACTCTCCAGGGCTGACAAGTCAGTTCCAGATGACAGTTTCTGGCCAAAAACATGGCGAGTCTCGCCTGGTTCATCCACGAGCAAGAGTGTTCCGGTCTCGATGCACGAGAGCGTAGTGAGAATGGCACCTCTGGAGAGGGACACAGCTGGTGCCCACGCTAAGCCGCCTGCAGTGCCACGGATGAGGTCGATGCCATTTCTAAAATGCTTGTTGAGAGCTCCCGGCCAAATCGATGGGTACATTGCAGATAAATCTAGCCTCGGAGAACCGTTGGGGTGAATTCACAGGGAGTAGTCTACGGAATGGCATTTGTGTAACTTGGATTTTTGCGTCCGGGTGAGTTGTACTCTTGTATACTCCGTACGTTGAGTTCAATCAGCCTTGATACTTAAGTACCGTGGCACGATTGACACACACGCTCGGACTGTGGACCTTGTTTGCTTGTGTTTCCAGTTGATAAGCAGCAGTTCCCACGATTGGGGTCAACAGACTGGTGCTAGCGATCGGGGGCCATCAGCCTGGATATCTACCAGACCTCTAGCTTCCTACGGAGTTGGTAGGtgcctaggtaggtatgAAGCCTTGGTATCGACAAGGAGCATGCCGTTCCTGGTCACAACTGGCTCCGGCTCAATTGCAGGCACATGGGTCCCGCCTAGGCTGCGAGCTTCTAATGAGTTTCATCAATGTCGAATTGGTGGTATGCTGGCATGGAGGACCTGATGGACGTGACCCGATTCAAAGTTCAAACTTGGTGGGCGGTGTGACGTAGTTGACTCCAAGGGCCTAGTGCCAGGTCAACTTGACGTATCAAGTTGCCAACTGGTGTTTTTAGCAGTCGTTCATGTTGGTTGATTGGCTCTGTGacggtctggtgtctggtgggctcCATACATGTaaggtctggtccatgtctggtattGTCTGGAGCTGGCACCAAAcagagcaccagaccaaacagaccaaaccacatgcaaACCAGATCAGAATTAGATACAGTCTGGTTAGGTCCAGATGTCTCAAGTTGGTATTGACCAGGCTTGACTCCACATGGAGGCGAGGACTGCCTCAGTTGCTCAGGTCCCAGTCCTGCATGTGAGGTGAGCAACTTGGGGTCGGCTTTGGTGGGCCTGGGGTCTGGTCGCTGGTGCTGCCGTGCCTCAGTGCTTCTacgtaccagacatgtactccgtattacTccgtctggtactccgtTCTTTATAAGCGATGGCTAGAAATTAATTACCATTTCTTGGAGCACGGCCCCCTGTGTGTACCAGAATGTGCCGAGTACTTTATCTAGATCAAAAAAGTCCGGCCATTGCGGAGCTCTGGGCTTCactactaggtacctaggtaggtacctggTGAGTACAGATACTCGAGGCCACATGCATACAACCACCCTGGATggagaggttgttgaggtgtcaaagtctggtggtatAGGAGGACAGTGCGCCGACTCAATTGCGGTATATCTTTGATGGCCCGTGCATTGTTTCGTCATTTCGTCGAGTGGCAGAACCAGACAGCCAGACTCCCCTCTCTGACCTATCCCTGGTACTGGGCATTTGCAGAGTAGCAAGCCTCCCGGACGCGTCAAGTCAAAAACGCGCACGGACCAACCCATTTTCGCGTTTGGTCACAGCGAAGCATCTTATTGAATTGCTGAACAATGAGAGCAACAAATGTCTTCCCGCCAGAATCACACCATGTCTACAATGTCTTCGCAGATACTCACAATCACAGACAGAAAAGTAGCAGAAACATCGGCTCCTTCCTTGTTGCCGTGTCAGATTCAACATGACGGTTACCTTGCCCGCGCTGAAACATACTGGGCGCCTCGCAACGTCAAAGGTAGCGTTCTCCCTACGATACACCACCATGCAAGTTGCAAACCAAACTGATatcaccagacacaaccagGAAAGCATATTTCAGAGGTAGAAAACTCCAAGGAAGGGCAGTTACATTACCAGATCAATACGAAGGAGTTGTCCTCCAGCAAGCGCttggaaacaagacaagccaCAATGTAGTTGTCGCAAAGCCCCAGAACCCAGACGGACCGGAAAAACCAATCGCAATCCAACAGCTCCAAACACTCTCGAGATTCGACGAGATCATCGTATGGAGCCAAGACTCTCCCGAGAACTGCTCATCAGACCCGTATATGAGAGTATTAGACGAGTGGCTCGTGTCTGCCAATGCAGTAAGAATCGCAGGTTCCAAGTTTGACTGACGGTGACAGTCGCTAATGGTGGTTAGATCCATGCGAACTAGGTCACTCGCCCACTGGCAGCATAGTCCTGATATATGCGATCCTGCTGGGAATATTTGTACGGCTGTATTTGAATCTAGGGATGCGacccatggccatggtgggCTGAAACGCTGCTGTTCTATTCCAAACCAAGGGGTATTTCTGGCTACAAGCAATGGCTGCGAGGAATTGCAATTACCGGGTCACTTTGCAAGATGGCCGACACATGCGTGGGTGTAGTTTCCCCAAATCACACTTACGTCAGTCTTCATATGGATCGAAGCTGAAGTGTGGTTGATTGCATGGACTATGGTAAACTACAGAGTAAACATGCACTGGTTGACGCAGACGGCGGGTGGtgtctacctaggtaggcatCCCTCGGCCAATGGTTCCAAAAAGACAAGGGAAATTGACCACCGCGACAAATTGAAGCTCTATTTGCTGTTTAAAACAAAGCACTGCCTTTTGTTAAACCAATCATTCACGAATCAGGATACCATGAAATACGCTGTCCGTGCCGCCCCAGGTTCGACTATTGCTCCTGATTCTGGTTAGAGTGCAGCTATTACAAGACAGACGCAGCACTGTCACCGCCAGTACAGAGAATATCGGATTTTATTCTGAtgagtctggttgtctggAAATACCAGACTCAACCACTTCACAAAGCCCGCCGTGTTTGTGGGTCCTctggacaccagacatttaACACTGTGCTCCAAGTCTTTTTCTGCAAAATGCGGAGTAGGCTTTTGCAAGCTGTCAGTGCTATCCGCACtccatacctaggtacctaggtactttatGCAGTCAATTAAAAATGACCCCTCTTGACGCGTCTTTCACGCGCTCTGACGCGTGCTGCCCTTCCCTCGTTTTCTCACGAATGTCTCTGCTTTGAATGGCACATCGTTTTCTGCTCTCTGTTATCGAAACAGCTCTTATCCGACCATTGCAAACTTTTTCAAGTACCACATCGCGAGAAAGACAATACTGGGTGATCCGCTCCGCAGCGGCAGACGTTTAACCTCTCCTGTGTTGTTATTGTCAACAGAGCAACAATGGCATCTAGTGAGGCTGGATACATGATGTCGGACGCACCATCATTGGCGGCGGTGCAAAAGCGGCATATGGcgtttccttcttcttcgtcaacTCGACCTAGAGGACCACCGTCAGAGAACCTCGGTGCAGCtagcgatgatgatggcgacgcTTTCGCAGACGATCAAGTACCTCGGAGTTCACGTATCCCTGATGCCGCCAACATACCCCGCGTGGAGGACCGAATCGGCCTGCTCGTTCAGGAGCACTTTGAAGCATTTATCGAGAGGCAAGTACGAAGTCCAAAGGCTTCATTTTTATTGCATGAATGCAAGTACTCAATTTGAGGGCATTTCCCCAACCCTTGACTATCGTAGCGGACGTGAGCAACAGGCGCAAACCGTAACTGACATTTGAATATAATTCTACAGTTTTGCTGAAGATCCACTGGCAGGCGCGCCGACGTCGAGCGCTGTTACCACGGATAAATATTACATTGCACAGATAAAATCCATGAAAAACTTGCAACTGTCAACATTCTACGTCGACTACAAGCATCTTGCTTCATGGGAGAATGGCAGTCTTGCCGACGGCGTTATTCGCCAGTACTATCgtttcttgccttttcttACGGTAGCACTACACAACATGATCGCAAAATACGAACCGCAATACTTCCTGGAGCATCGCCAGCCCACAACCTCAAGCGCTCTGTCAACTTCGGCAGCTAGCCAGTTTGGGTCCTTGAGTCAGAGTGACGCCTCTCACCGAAAGAACGAGCATCAACAAACTGATAAACTATTCTCAATTGCGTTTTATAATTTGCCTCTTGTATCACGGGTTCGCAGCTTGCGAGCCGCAAATATAGGGCAACTTCTGTCCATATCGGGCACAGTCACTAGAACTTCAGAGGTTCGACCTGAACTGtctttggcaacatttgTTTGTGAAGCGTGCCGAGCCGTGGTCCCAAATGTTGAGCAAACTTTTCGATACACAGAGCCGACTCAGTGCCCCAACAGAACCTGCTCCAATCGAGTGGCATGGCAGTTGGATATTCGACACAGCACTTTCGTCGATTGGCAGAAGGTTCGCATTCAAGAGAATAGCTCAGAGATTCCAACCGGTAGCATGCCTAGAACGATGGATGTCATCCTCCGTGGGGAGATTGTTGATAGAGCCAAGGCTGGAGAAAAGTGCATATTCTCAGGCGCCCTTATTGTCGTCCCTGATGTGAGCCAGCTAGGTTTACCTGGACTGAGACCGACAGCCATTCGGGACGATCGGGGAGCACCGCGTGGAAATGAGGCAGGAGGAAGTGGTGTCACCGGCCTGAAGGCGCTCGGTGTTCGCGATCTGACCTATCGCCTTGCTTTCCTGGCCTGCTTTGTTGCGCCTGATACTTCAAGCACGAGCCAACCTGCCGCAAATAGTGCTGCTGATGTGGTCAATGCGCTTACCCAAGGCAATTCTGCGGAAGGCGTCGAGTCTGTTGAGGATGCACAAGCCGCTGTACTCGCTTCCATGAACCCATCGGAAATCGAAGACTTGCGAGCGATGGTGCACGGCGATCACATATATTCGCGCATGGTACAGTCAATCGCACCAATGGTATATGGCCACGAAGTGGTCAAGAAGGGCATACTGTTGCAGCTAATGTCAGGCGTACACAAAACCACGCCTGAGGGTATGCAGTTGCGTGGTGACATCAACATCTGTATCGTCGGCGATCCATCAACGTCTAAGTCCCAATTTTTGAAGTATGTCTGCTCATTTGCTCCACGAGCTGTTTACACGAGTGGAAAGGCATCATCTGCTGCCGGTCTTACTGCCGCTGTGGTCAAAGATGAGGAGACGGGGGAGTTTACTATCGAAGCTGGCGCTCTCATGTTGGCAGACAATGGAATTTGCGCCATTGATGAATTTGACAAAATGGACGTGGCTGATCAAGTTGCCATCCATGAGGCAATGGAACAACAGACCATTTCtattgccaaggctggcatTCAAGCGACACTCAATGCTCGAACAAGTGTGTTGGCTGCAGCGAATCCTGTAGGTGGACGGTACAACCGCAAAGCGACCTTGAGATCCAACATTAACATGTCGGCCCCGATCATGTCCCGGTTCGATTTGTTCTTCGTCATTCTTGATGAATGTAATGAACAAATTGATCAGCATCTCGCAGAGCACATTGTTGGAATTCACCAATTACGGGATGACGCAGTGGAGCCTGAATTCAGCACCGAACAACTCCAAAGATACATTCGGTTTGCTAGAACCTTTCGCCCAGAGTTTACCGACGAGGCCAAAGATGTTTTGGTCACTAAATACAAAGAATTGCGGGCTGACGACGCTCAAGGAGGAGTAGGTAAAAACTCCTACCGCATTACAGTGAGACAACTGGAGAGTATGATCCGTCTGAGCGAGGCTATTGCCAAGGTAAACTGTGTGGAAGAAATTGATGCAAAGATGGTGTGTGAAGCATATGATCTACTCCGCCAAAGCATTATCTctgttgaacatgatgacGTGGAAATgatggacgaggacgaaCCGCAAGAAGACAGTGACACCCTCCGCCAAGTTGCAGAGACTGTATCCAGGAGGATCACCGACAGCGGCACTTTGGCAATGGATGAAGAATCAATTCCAAGTGACTTGCCCTCAGATGCACAAGACGGGGAACCTAAATCGAAGAAAAAACGAATGGTGACGTACGATAAGTACATCAAAATGGTCAACATTATCGTACAGCGTATTAGTGATGATGAGCATGCAAGTGGGGATGGCGTAAATGGTGAGGAACTTATCAATTGGTATTTGGAACACCAAGAGGACGAGCTACAAGGCGAGGATGCCTATCATACTGAAAAAGAGCTTGCAAACATGGTTCTGAAAAAGATGGTCAAAGTAAGAGTCCAAAAATTttgtcttgctcttgcgGAACTAACTTGCGAATACTAGGACAACATCCTGATGGCTCTCCGTGGAGAAGGTTTGGACGGCGAAGCTACGTCAACTGCGGCTGGAGTGGTGTATGTCCTTCACCCAAATTGTGCGGTGGAAGAATTCTAGGAACAGAGAAGTGCGTACCGTTATGTGCTGGGAACATAGCAGACGATGCGCCATTCGCTATGACGACTGGTACAAGAGCGAGACCTCGGAGTTTGTCATAGGGATCGGCCACGATGATGTTTCACGCAGAGGCATGGCTGATATGGCCGAATACAAGTTGGGGGAATACAGGTCGAGGAGTTGGGAGTTCTAGTTGTGCATAGTGTTTGACCTGGAAATGAGCATGGGCGATTCAGGATAAATGATAGGAGACGCTTCCGGAATGTTTCGTTGTGTCCGCGGCAGGAGGATTGCAACTGACAATTGGTCTCTGTAACTGATCACTTGTCACGCACCATTTCATGCCATTCCCTAAAGGGTT
It encodes the following:
- a CDS encoding ribonuclease H2 non-catalytic subunit; the protein is MSSRQNHTMSTMSSQILTITDRKVAETSAPSLLPCQIQHDGYLARAETYWAPRNVKGNTTRKAYFRGRKLQGRAVTLPDQYEGVVLQQALGNKTSHNVVVAKPQNPDGPEKPIAIQQLQTLSRFDEIIVWSQDSPENCSSDPYMRVLDEWLVSANSLMVVRSMRTRSLAHWQHSPDICDPAGNICTAVFESRDATHGHGGLKRCCSIPNQGVFLATSNGCEELQLPGHFARWPTHAWV
- a CDS encoding RNA exonuclease 4 (similar to Metarhizium acridum CQMa 102 XP_007814519.1), whose translation is MAELSSNWKKLQAKANFAKQTHSPTLKRKAEEELSNAPKTPKVSGKGFQTLSQPSNTRAKRAANMGSVHSSRARAEVPHDQAPSLGLWATEQDISSEALAEAYGLGIKENSMMTPSHCDRVNHGRSPGIDIGKYVAVDCEMVGVGPGGHESALARVSLVDFHGRQIYDSYVKPKERVTDWRTSVSGVSRKEMRFARDFDDVQREVCTIFEGRILVGHDIKHDLNALRLSHSPRDIRDTAKHPSFKKYGHGRKPALRVLARELLSIEIQDGPHSSTEDARVTMLIFRKNKSNFDVDHANRYTPTTPSVLAKKPKKHRKKR
- a CDS encoding cyclopropane-fatty-acyl-phospholipid synthase (similar to Verticillium alfalfae VaMs.102 XP_003001290.1), which codes for MYPSIWPGALNKHFRNGIDLIRGTAGGLAWAPAVSLSRGAILTTLSCIETGTLLLVDEPGETRHVFGQKLSSGTDLSALESTNERRAGTTPRVEIIVKRDTFWVRLFLFADLGFSEAYMLGDFQCEDLTSFFQLFIDNRDRMSNGMTMLSWASSSLSYLVRSTNTLSNSLLNISAHYDISNDMFAAFLSDDMTYSCPVWQIQPCSRASNESLEAAQQRKLDRFIDGARLKSTDHVLEIGTGWGSFAIEAVKKSGCRVTTITLSKEQKQLAETRIRMAGFHERIEVKLMDYRELPVPEQPYDKIISIEMLEAVGKEYLSTYFGCINNLLKKEGGIAMFQCITMPESRHEAYSRSVDFINQYIFPGGYLPSITQLLGHISSQSHGTLVIENVENIGGHYAKTLRLWNENFQNNFDSKIKSALLQKHPGMTKDEIEVFRRKWEYYFRYCEAGFATKTLGDVIITVGREGTIELLEGIPL
- a CDS encoding histone acetyltransferase esa-1 (similar to Aspergillus terreus NIH2624 XP_001215918.1); its protein translation is MSSEFVESQQQRQTSSVGPDGDSQTQASADAIATPAAADDLEADDKEDDIKKEEGEFSREEEIEKLRTSGSMTQNPAEISRIRNISKVQFGRNDLFPWYFSPYPEVFSQEDVIFICEFCLSYYGDEVAFLRHRKKCTLQHPPGNEIYRDDYVSFFEIDGRRQRTWCRNLCLLSKMFLDHKTLYYDVDPFLFYVMASRTDKGCHIVGYFSKEKESADGYNVACILTLPQYQRKGYGRLLIQFSYELSRIEGKLGSPEKPLSDLGLLSYRQYWSENILDLLMGYNERDDKVTIEAISSALAMTTQDVEHTLQAMKMQVYHKSDHKIVIPDNLIQQREKQKLKVRRVLEPGRIQWKPPIFTASSRTWGW
- a CDS encoding DNA replication licensing factor mcm6 (similar to Aspergillus terreus NIH2624 XP_001216271.1), coding for MASSEAGYMMSDAPSLAAVQKRHMAFPSSSSTRPRGPPSENLGAASDDDGDAFADDQVPRSSRIPDAANIPRVEDRIGLLVQEHFEAFIERQVRSPKASFLLHECNFAEDPLAGAPTSSAVTTDKYYIAQIKSMKNLQLSTFYVDYKHLASWENGSLADGVIRQYYRFLPFLTVALHNMIAKYEPQYFLEHRQPTTSSALSTSAASQFGSLSQSDASHRKNEHQQTDKLFSIAFYNLPLVSRVRSLRAANIGQLLSISGTVTRTSEVRPELSLATFVCEACRAVVPNVEQTFRYTEPTQCPNRTCSNRVAWQLDIRHSTFVDWQKVRIQENSSEIPTGSMPRTMDVILRGEIVDRAKAGEKCIFSGALIVVPDVSQLGLPGLRPTAIRDDRGAPRGNEAGGSGVTGLKALGVRDLTYRLAFLACFVAPDTSSTSQPAANSAADVVNALTQGNSAEGVESVEDAQAAVLASMNPSEIEDLRAMVHGDHIYSRMVQSIAPMVYGHEVVKKGILLQLMSGVHKTTPEGMQLRGDINICIVGDPSTSKSQFLKYVCSFAPRAVYTSGKASSAAGLTAAVVKDEETGEFTIEAGALMLADNGICAIDEFDKMDVADQVAIHEAMEQQTISIAKAGIQATLNARTSVLAAANPVGGRYNRKATLRSNINMSAPIMSRFDLFFVILDECNEQIDQHLAEHIVGIHQLRDDAVEPEFSTEQLQRYIRFARTFRPEFTDEAKDVLVTKYKELRADDAQGGVGKNSYRITVRQLESMIRLSEAIAKVNCVEEIDAKMVCEAYDLLRQSIISVEHDDVEMMDEDEPQEDSDTLRQVAETVSRRITDSGTLAMDEESIPSDLPSDAQDGEPKSKKKRMVTYDKYIKMVNIIVQRISDDEHASGDGVNGEELINWYLEHQEDELQGEDAYHTEKELANMVLKKMVKDNILMALRGEGLDGEATSTAAGVVRCAIRYDDWYKSETSEFVIGIGHDDVSRRGMADMAEYKLGEYRSRSWEF